In Leptotrichia buccalis C-1013-b, the genomic window TAAAAGTTAATAAATTCTTTGAAGCACTTCCTTATACAGTACTGACAGTATTAGTATTTCCAGACATTTTCACATCTACTGGGAGTACAAAATTTGACATAATAAGAGTTCTGATTGGAATGGCAATCGTGGCATATTTAACTTTTAGGAAGACAAATCTGGGAATAATAATAATTGTTTCTATTGCAGTGATATATTTTTTAGGAATGTTAAAAGGAAGTTTTTAAATAAAAACAGAAAAATTTTAAAGAAATATAAATTAAAATTGATATTTAAAAAGGATTTTTATGAGTTTAGATAATTATAAAAAATTTTTAGGACAAAAAATACATGTAAAGATGGATAGAAAAATGGGAGAAAGACATCTTAAATATAATTTTATATATCCAGTAAATTATGGATATATTCCAAATACTATTAGTGAAGATGGAGAAGAAATAGATGTGTATATTTTGGGAGTTTTTGAACCTGTTGATGAATTTTGTGGAATATGTAGAGCTATTGTGTATAGGTATGATGATGAAGAGAATAAACTTATAGTAATTCCAGATGGGAAAAATTATACAGTTTCCCAAATGGAAGTACTGGTTGAGTTTCAGGAACGTTTTTTCAAACATAAAATTTTAACTGAATAATAATTAAAATTATTTTTTATTTAACAACTGTCAATTTATTATTTTCAATTTTTATATCCTTTATCATTTTAAATTTGTCAATATTTGATAAATTTGCAATTTCCTTTTTTTCAAATTGGGCAAAAATATAGTCAAGTACAGGTCTTATAAGCGGATTTTTATCAAGATTAATTTCTTTATTTTCTTTAGTTAATTTTTCAATTTGAAAATTTTCTAAATAAAGATTTGAGTTTGTTGTGTCATAGCGAATATCAGTTGTAAATATCATTATTCCACTTATTTTTTCATTTAGTGCATCATTTAAATATTCAGTTTCAATAACTAATTTGTTGTTTTCAAAATAGACTTTTGGATTAAACAGTTTTATTTTTCCAAGAGGGTATGAATACTCTATTGGAAATTTTGATGTTATGGCATTTTGCACTATCGAATTTGGGACTTTTAGTTGATTTTGCGTATAAATATGATAACCAGCGATAATTATTAGTATAATAATTGAAAAAAATAAAATTTTTAATATTTTCATAATTATAAATTCCTTTCAGTTGAGAATTTTTTAAATTTAAATAACTATATCATTTGTTTATTTTAAAATATTTTGAAATATTATTTAATATTCTTTGAATACAAATAAAAAATTTTTATTGAAAAACGTATAAATATTAGGTATAATATTATCATAATGATTAAGAATAAGGAGGATATGAACAAAAACGTTCATAAAAAATAATGAAAGATTTACAAAAAACAAGGAAATTAGTAAAGACCTCATTTTTTATAGCAGTTGTAACAATTGCGGCGGTTCTTGCATTTCCACGTGAATTAACAGGAAAAGAATGGCAAATTTATATGAATAGCTACCTCATTACTACAATGGGATTAACAGTTGGAGGAGCGGCTATTGGTATATTTTTTGGAATGGCTTTAGCATTTTTTAAATTTCAAAAGACAAATAACGAAATTGTTAATATGATAAAAGATGTTGTTATTGATGAGTATGTGGATATAATGCGTGGAACGCCAATGGTTTTACAATTATTGATACTTTCGGTAGTTATAGCAGTATTTGATAATTACTGGGTGGCAGTTATTGCTCTTGGAATGAATAGTGCGGCTTATGTTGAAGAAACAGTGCGTTCTGGAATTGAAAGTATAGATAAAGGGCAAATGGAAGCGGCAAGAGCAACTGGAATGCCTTACAGAATGGCAATGAATGAAATTATTATGCCACAGGCAGTAAAAAATATTTTGCCAGCACTTGTAAATGAATTTATAAATTTATTTAAGGAAACATCAATTGTAGGATATATCAGTGTTGTTGATATTACAATGAACAGTAAGAGTTTACAAGCTGTATATTACAGTGTAAAACCTATATTATTTACAGGTGTAGTTTATTACGTAAGTGTAAAATTATTCTCATTTATTGGGAAACGATTGGAGATGAGATTAAAGGAAAATGATTAGTTTTAATAAAAAATGTAGAGAATCAGCTTCATTTCAAGGTATTACCGAATTAAAAGAAGTTGAAATGATAAAAATAAAAGATTTGAAAAAAAAATATGGTGAATTAGAAGTATTAAAAGGAATTAGTACAGAAATAAAAGAAGGTGAGGTAATTTCGGTTATAGGACCTTCTGGAAGCGGTAAATCAACGTTTTTACGTTGTATTAACAGACTTGAAGAACCAACATCAGGTGAAATCTGGGTAAATGGAAAAAATATTACGGAAAATGGAGTGGACATAAACAAAGTTCGTGAAGAAATTGGAATGGTATTTCAGCATTTTAACTTGTATCCGCACAAAACTGTAATGGAAAATATTACTTTAGGTCCTATCAGATTGAAAAAAATATCTAAAGCTGAAGCTGAAAAATTAGCTCTAGAACTATTAGAAAAAGTAGGTCTTTCTGATAAAAAAGATGTTTATCCAAATAAACTTTCTGGAGGACAAAAGCAAAGGGTGGCAATAGCAAGAGCATTAGCAATGAATCCCAAAATAATTCTTTTTGATGAGCCAACATCAGCACTTGATCCTGAAATGATAGGAGAAGTTCTGGAAGTTATGAAAGAACTTGCAAATGCAGGAATGACAATGATTGTAGTAACACACGAAATGGGATTTGCAAGAAATGTTGCAAATAGAGTGTTTTTCATGGATGAAGGGTATATTTTGGAAGATGCGAAACCGCAAGATTTATTTGATAATCCAAAATCAGAAAGGGCAAGGATATTTTTAGATAAAGTTTTGAATCATTAAAATAGTAAAACCTTTTTATTTTCTTTGTATAAAAAAGGCGGTATAAAAATGAAAAAATTATTATTAATAATTACGATGGCAATATTCGGGATAGTATCGTGGGGAGAAAGTAAAACAGAAACAAAAAAAGATGAAAAAAAACTGATTGTAGGAACGAATGGAGTATTCCCTCCATTTGAGTATATGGAAAATGGTGAATTAGTGGGATTTGACATTGATTTGATAAAACAGATTGGAAAAAATTTAGGATATGAAATTGAAATGAAAAGTCAGCCATTTGACGCTCTTATACCATCATTAAAAGCTGGGAAACTAGATGCTATTATTTCTGGAATAACTGTAACTGAAGCAAGAAAACGATTAGTTGACTTTACAGACGAATATTTTAATTCAACACAAGTGTATTTACGAAAGAAAGGGAATATAGCTGTAAATTCTAAGGAAAGCTTGTCAGGTAAAAAAGTTGGTGTACAATTGGGAACAATTCAGGAGTTCGAAGCTAATAAAATTAAAAATGTGAATGTTATAACAAATGATGCAACTGTTAATATAATTTTAGACTTGAAAAATGGAAAAACTGATGCAGTAATTTTAGAAAATATTGTTGCAATGGAATTTATGAAAAAAAATCCAGATATAGAAATTTTTTATGAAGAAAAGTTGCCGTATGGTATGGCAATCGCATTTGATAAAGGAAAACATTCAGAACTTATTAAAAAGATAAATGAAGAACTGAAAAAGTTGCAGGAAAATGGTCAATATTCAGAATTAATGAGAAAATATGGATTAGAAATGAAAAAAAATTAAAATTAAAAATAAAAAAATAAGAAAGTGAGGAAAAAATATGAAAAAAATATTTTTTATATTAACATTAGCTATGTTTGGAATTATTTCGTGCGGAAAGAAAGCTGACAATGGAGAAAAAAAATTAAGAGTCGGATTAAATGCAGTTTTTGCTCCATTTGAGTATATTGAAAATGGTCAAGTAACAGGGTTTGATGTGGAAATGATAAACGAGATAGGGAAAAATCTTGGATACAAAGTTGAAATTATAGACCAGTCATTTGATGGGTTGATTCCAGCATTAAAAGCAGGGAAAATTGATATAATTGTTTCTGGAATGAGTTCAACTGAAGAAAGAAAAAAATCAGTTGATTTTACAGATGATTATTTTGTATCTAAAGAAACTTACTTAAGAAAAAAAGGAAATAATGCAGTTACTCCAACTACTTTAAGTGGAAAGAAAATTGGAGTGCAATTAGGAACAATTCAAGAGATGGAAGCAAGAACAATTAAAGGTGCAACTGTTGTACCAAATGAAAACACTGTAAATACAATTTTAGATTTAAAGGCTGGTAAAATTGATGCGATTATTTTGGAAAAAGCAGTGGCTACTGAATATATGAAAAAAAATCCTGAAATGGAAATTTTTGATGAAAAACCTGCTCCAATTGGAATGGCAATGGCTGTTGACAAAGGGAAAAATCCTGAATTAATTAAACAGATAAATGCTGAATTGAAAAAAATGAGAGAAAATGGAAAATATAATGAATTAATCAAAAAATATGGTTTAGATAAAAATTAAAGAATTTTTAAAAGGAGGAAGGAAAAATCATGAAAAAGCCAACATTGATTGCGGTTTCCTCGATGGTAGCAATGGCAGTACCGACAGTATCTGAAAAAGTTACAACTTCAGATATGAGAAAGGATATAATTCGTGCAAATGTGGCGGATATAGAAAAGGATAGTGAAAATAATGTACCAATATTGGATACACCAAATCCTGAGAAACTGACAGATAATGATAATCCTGATTTAATAACAGTTACATTGCCGCAGAATGAGAAAAATACAAGTTTGTTGGATAAAGGCGGAACACAGCCAGAGCAATCTCCAAAAAGTCAGGATCAAGATGTAATTTCACAACAACAGGGAATACGTTCAGAAATAAAAGAATCAGCTTCTTTAGATACCAATACTCAAGAAAATTCAATAAATAATCCACAAAAAGTTCAAATATTAAAATCAGAAATTATAACACTTAGAGCAGAAGATTTGAATTTTCATAAGAATAGTATAAACTTGAAAGAAGAAGCATATTCTGTTTTAAAAGATATAAAAAATTATATTGAAGAAAATGATTATCTGGTATCAATTGTTGGATATACAGATGAAAGTGGTATAGCCGCATACAATAACAGATTATCTCTTAGAAGAGCTGAAAAAGTGAGTTCAAAATTATTGGAGTTAGGACTTTCAAAAGATAGGATCTTAGATTTAATAGGTCGTGGAGAAAATAATCCGATAAATTCAAATGAAACTAAAGAGGGAAGAGAAAGAAATAGGAGAGTAGAATTCAGGTTCATAAAAAAAGGACAAATATAATGTCCTTTTTATTTTTTATCTTTTTTTGTTTCACTATTTTCAGAATTATTAAGCTTTCTCTTAGAATCTTTTGGAACATTAGAAATATGCTCATCTGTTGTATTACCAAAAATATCCCTGAAAAATCCAACTTCTAATTCTTTAGAGAACACGTTTTTTAAAATAATCATTACAATCGGTCCAATCAAAAATCCTATAACTCCAAAAATTTTGAAACCAGAATACATTGATATTAATGTAATTAGTGGATGAACGCCTAAGTTTTGACTTACTAATTTTGGTTCCAACATTTGCCTTACTGACAAAACAATCAGATAAATCATTATTAATGCGATTCCCAGCTTTATGTCTCCTAATGCAAAAGAAATTACAGCCCATGGAATTAGAATTGTACCGGCTCCTAAAATTGGCAGAGCGTCTATCGCACAGATAATAATCGACATAAGCAGTGGGTATGCTACATTAAAATGAAGAAATGATAGCAAATTCAGGCAGACTAAGAGTTCAAAGAAGCAAATTGTCATTAGAATTATCTGGGCTTTTATGTAGGAACCAAGCACTGTAAACATATCTGTCTTTATATTGAATAATTTATCTAGCCAAGATTTTGGAAACTGCTGTTCCAAAAATGAGATAATTTTATCTCGGTCAAGACTTATAAAAAAAGTTGCCAAAATTGTTATGCAAATGTATAAAATTAAAGTAGGAATCGACGTAATAAAATTTATAAGCCCTTTTATAAACGTTCCAAGTTTTGCTGAACCTGACGAAATAAATCCGTTTATAGCATCGTTTATTTGTTTTGTAAAGCCTGACGGGAAATTTCCTAAATAAGAATAAATTTTTGCCATACTGTCAGTCCATAATTTCTGGATCATTTCACTGTAACTATTTAAGTTTTGTGATAATTTATAAATTTCGCTGACTAATTTTAGAGAACACCAGCCAATAATTCCGAAAAATATAAGTAAAAATGTTACAATTGAAATTATTGTAGCGATTTTTTTGGAAAGTTTTAGCTTATTTTGTAAAAATCGCGTAAGCGGGCGTGCTAATATTGAAAAAAATAACGCTATTGTAAATGGGAATAGAAAAATTCCCAGTTTGAAAACTATAAATACGACTAGCAGAATTAAAGCGATGTATACAATAAAATATAATTTTTTAAAGTCAAAATTTTTGTAACTTGCCATAAAGTAAGTACTCCTTTTCATCAAATCTTTTATTGAAAATATTATATAATAAATAAATAAAATTGTAAATGAATAATTTTAATAAATATCTTAAAATATAATTTCAAAAAAAATAAAAAAAGTCATAATTTTGTCAAAAAAAAATGATATTCTATGAAATAAATGCTATAATGAAAAGCATTAAAAAAATTTAATATGTTTTATTTTTAGGGAAAGGAGATTAAAAAATCAAAATGTATTTAAACTTTAAAAATAGGAAAATACAGATTTTACTGCTATTATTCGTATCTTGTGCATTGAGTTATGCGACTAATGTAGATGATTTGATTTCACAGTATGAAAAAAATTCCTATACTACAAAAATTAATGCAGTAAGCTTGAAAAAATATGATATAAAAGACAAGGCATTAAAAAATGGAGATAGGAATGAAATTACAGTAACATCTGACGACAATTACACATTGCATGGGCAGGCAAATGGTCTGACTATTGAAAACAATGTAAAATATGGCATGTTTTATTATAGGAATGGGTATAATTTTACAAATAGGGAAGTTACTCAAAATAGAATTGGAATTTCTAAAAATTTAAATGATTATTTCGGATATAGTGACAATAATTATAATAAAAAAACAAATGAAATATCAAGAAATATACAAAAAATTACTAATGAAACTACGAAAAATTCTGAAATTCGGGATTTAATTGATTTGTATAAAAATTATAAAAATAAACAGAAGGAAATTGAGCAGGAAGCACTTACAGTAGATGATACAAAGAAAGATTATGCGATTCAGACAAAAAAGTATGAGCTAGGGACAGCTACCCAATATGATTTTGAGCTGTCAAAGACAGAATATGAAAATTCCCAGCTGAAATATGAGAATTTAGGAAGAGAACTTAAAATTTTGGCAGAGCAGTTTGGAACCTATAATGTAACTTTGCCTGAAAAAGAGAAACTGGAAGACTTGAAAAAGGTTGAATTGCAAAAGGATGATTTTTATGCACTTAGATTATCAGAAGCTGAGACAATAGAATTGAATACCAAATTAAATAATGAACAGCTGAAAAAAGAAACAATAGACTATAAATATCCAAAACTAGTTGGAGATATCGGATATTCGCTGAAGGATCATTCAGTTGTCGTGGGACTAGCCGTCTCTAAAACATTTAAGAGATACAATGATACAATTGAAGATTTGAAAAATGAAGCTGATAAATTGCAGTTACAGTATGAACAGAAAAAAAATGAGCTAATGTCAAACGTAGGGCAGCAAATGATAACTTATACAACTTACCAGACAAATGAACTGACAGCGGAAAATACTATGAAAATTAAGAAAAAAGAATATGAAATCTATGCAAAAAAATACGAACTGGGACTGGACACATATTCCAATTATGTTGAAAAGCGGAATAATTATAAAAAAGCTGTAATGGATTATGAAATTGCCAAAAATGAACTTGCGGCGTTTACTAAAAAAATAAAATATTATAAATAAAATGTGCAATATATGAAATAAGAATATAATGAAAGATAAAAAAAAGAAAATTGAGAAAGTGGTGATTTTGTGGAAATGAATACAGAAATTTCTGAAATAGTCGAAACGATTGTATTGAGAAGGAAAAAGTCCCAAAATAAAAATAGGATTTGTAAATTTTTGCTAATGCTGGCTGTAGTGATGGCTGCTGTGGTGTCTTGTGGAAAAAAAGAAAATGTAGCTGAATATGAAGTTACAAATGTCCAGTTGGGAGATATTTCTCTGTCAGTTTCAAAAACAGGGCAAGTTGTGTCAGACAATGCGGTGTCAGTTTATACGACAGCAAGTCAAAGAGTTAGTAAAGTATTTTTCAAAGAAGGGGATAATGTAAAAAAAGGAGATGTAGTTGTAACATTTTATCCAGTTGATAAAAATGAAACTTTGAGAAAAATAAAAATGAAAACTTTGGAAATAAAAAAATATGAAAGAAATATAGCTGATGCTAAAGGCTCGCTTAGAAGAAAAAAAGAGTCTAAAAGCTTGGAAATTCAGCAAAAATCAAGAGATTTATATAATGCTGAAGAATTATATAAAGTTGGCGGAGAAACAAGAGTTAATGTAGATGATGCAAGAAAGGCTCTAAGAAATTCAAGAATAGACTTAGATACAGTTGATAGTGAGCAAAAGGCGAGTATAGAAGATTCGAGAACAGCATTAAAAACTGCAAAATTAGAGTTAGCAACATTGCAGGAAGATCTGGCACTTATAAAAGATCAAATAACAAGTCCAGTAGATGGAGTTATTACAGAAATGACTGCTGATGAAAATTATAAAGTAAATACAGAAACAACTTTATTTAAGGTGTCAGATTCTCAAAATATGAGAGCAGAAGTGAGTTTGTCAGATACACAAGTAAAAAATATAGAAGTAGGGCAAAGAGTAGAAATTACATCGGATGCATTACCTGATGGAGAAAAAGTGGAAGGAGAAGTGTCGCAAATTTCTGGAGTGGCTAAGAAAAGTTCATCTCTTGATGAAAGTGATACAGTTGTAAAAATTAATCTGAACGAAACTAGAGGATTAAAGCCAGGTGCTACAATAACAGCAAAAATCTTTTATAAGGAAAGTAAAAATGTGACAAAGTTGCCATATAGTTCGGTTATTAATGAAAATGGAAAATATTATGTTTTTGTCGTAGGAAAAGGTAATAAAGTTTCAAAAAAGGAAGTAAAGGTAGGATTAAATGATGATTCCTATTATGAAATAGCTTCGGGAGTATCAATAGGCGAAAAAGTAATTACTGTTGCTGATGAGACTCTTAAAGATGGACAAAAAATAAAAATTGCAGATCCATCAAAACAAAAGATGAAACCTAAAGGCGTAATATTTAAAGAAGAAAAACCATCAAAAAGAGGCGGAGGACCTGGTGGACCGCCAAGATAGGAAAATAAACTTTAGAGGTAAATTTTTATGATAAAGGTAAATGACATAGTAAAAATATATAAAAATGGGAACATGGAATTAAAAGTTTTGAAAGGGCTGAATCTGGAAGTGAAGGAAGGGGAATATGTAGCTTTTATGGGACCTTCTGGAAGTGGTAAATCAACTCTTATGAATATTTTAGGCTGTCTTGACAGCTTAACATCGGGAACATATATTTTAGATAATCAAGATGTTTCAACTATAAAAGGTGATGCACTTGCTAATGTTAGAAATAAAAAAATAGGCTTTGTCTTTCAAACTTTTAATTTATTACCAAAAATGACTGCAGTTGAAAATGTAGCTCTTCCAGCGCTTTATGCGGGTTTGAAAAAAGCTGAACGGATAAAAAAGGCAACGGAGGCGCTAGAAAGTGTGGGACTTGGAGAAAGAATACATCATAAGCCAAACGAAATGTCTGGGGGACAAAGGCAAAGGGTTGCGATTGCAAGGGCGATAATTAATAATCCAAAAATTCTTTTGGCGGATGAGCCGACTGGAAATCTAGATTCAAAGTCTGGAGAAGAAGTTTTGGAAATTTTTAAAAAGTTAAATGATAATGGAACGACGATTGTAATGGTTACACATGAGGAAGATGTGGCAGAGCATTGTAAAAGAATTATTAGGTTAAAAGACGGTGTAATAGAAAAGGATGAACTTGTCCAGCATAGGAGAGGAGTGTAATATAAATGGATTTTATGGAATTGTTAAAATTATCAGTGTCAAATTTGTTTAGTTATAAAGTACGTTCCTTTTTGACAATGCTTGGAATAATAATTGGAATATCTTCAGTTATAATGATGTCTTCACTGGGAGCAGGAGTTAAAGAGAATATTACTGGAGATTTGAACAAGTTGGGAGTATCAAATTTTGAAGTATCAATTGATACTTCACCAGGACAAACTCATAAATCGCAGGATTTATTAACACAAAAAGATATTAAAGAATTGAAGAATATAGAAGGTATTGAAGCAGTAACTCCTACTTCTAGCACTTTTGCTAGATTGTCTACAAGCGATGGTTCGGATAAGATGTTTACAGGAACTGGAGTAACGGAAGACTATTTTAAGATATCAAATTACACAATAGTAAAAGGACGAAAGTTTTTGCCAACTGAATACAGAAAAGATGGGAAATATGTGATAATAGATAATACAACAGCTAACCAGATGTTTCCTGATGAAAATCCAATAGGAAAAAAACTGACATTAAATTTTAAAAAGAACAGTGAAATAGTTACAATTGTTGGAGTATTTAAAAATCCGTATGCAAGTATGGGAGGAGGCGACCAGATGCCTGCAATGGGACTTTTACCTAATAATTACTTAAATTATTTGGAAGGAAATGAACAAGATAAATTTACTGCATTACAAATAAAGGCTACGGATGCAAATGAAATGAGCAGGGTAATGGAAATTGTAAAAGAAAAGATGAAAACCCGAGG contains:
- a CDS encoding AzlD domain-containing protein; this translates as MNYNENLGILTMILMTLIIMTVILRTLPIFVKIPENNLKVNKFFEALPYTVLTVLVFPDIFTSTGSTKFDIIRVLIGMAIVAYLTFRKTNLGIIIIVSIAVIYFLGMLKGSF
- a CDS encoding efflux RND transporter periplasmic adaptor subunit, translating into MNTEISEIVETIVLRRKKSQNKNRICKFLLMLAVVMAAVVSCGKKENVAEYEVTNVQLGDISLSVSKTGQVVSDNAVSVYTTASQRVSKVFFKEGDNVKKGDVVVTFYPVDKNETLRKIKMKTLEIKKYERNIADAKGSLRRKKESKSLEIQQKSRDLYNAEELYKVGGETRVNVDDARKALRNSRIDLDTVDSEQKASIEDSRTALKTAKLELATLQEDLALIKDQITSPVDGVITEMTADENYKVNTETTLFKVSDSQNMRAEVSLSDTQVKNIEVGQRVEITSDALPDGEKVEGEVSQISGVAKKSSSLDESDTVVKINLNETRGLKPGATITAKIFYKESKNVTKLPYSSVINENGKYYVFVVGKGNKVSKKEVKVGLNDDSYYEIASGVSIGEKVITVADETLKDGQKIKIADPSKQKMKPKGVIFKEEKPSKRGGGPGGPPR
- a CDS encoding inorganic diphosphatase, with product MSLDNYKKFLGQKIHVKMDRKMGERHLKYNFIYPVNYGYIPNTISEDGEEIDVYILGVFEPVDEFCGICRAIVYRYDDEENKLIVIPDGKNYTVSQMEVLVEFQERFFKHKILTE
- a CDS encoding basic amino acid ABC transporter substrate-binding protein, which encodes MKKLLLIITMAIFGIVSWGESKTETKKDEKKLIVGTNGVFPPFEYMENGELVGFDIDLIKQIGKNLGYEIEMKSQPFDALIPSLKAGKLDAIISGITVTEARKRLVDFTDEYFNSTQVYLRKKGNIAVNSKESLSGKKVGVQLGTIQEFEANKIKNVNVITNDATVNIILDLKNGKTDAVILENIVAMEFMKKNPDIEIFYEEKLPYGMAIAFDKGKHSELIKKINEELKKLQENGQYSELMRKYGLEMKKN
- a CDS encoding ABC transporter permease, which gives rise to MDFMELLKLSVSNLFSYKVRSFLTMLGIIIGISSVIMMSSLGAGVKENITGDLNKLGVSNFEVSIDTSPGQTHKSQDLLTQKDIKELKNIEGIEAVTPTSSTFARLSTSDGSDKMFTGTGVTEDYFKISNYTIVKGRKFLPTEYRKDGKYVIIDNTTANQMFPDENPIGKKLTLNFKKNSEIVTIVGVFKNPYASMGGGDQMPAMGLLPNNYLNYLEGNEQDKFTALQIKATDANEMSRVMEIVKEKMKTRGSESDIYNVNSTSQGLDEFNNILNMLSLFISGVAAISLFVGGIGVMNIMLVSVTERIREVGLRKAIGAKTRHILIQFLIEAVILTFFGGIIGVVIGYSLALLIGIFIQTSPILSPVVVFVCIFVSTMIGLVFGVYPAKKAAALEPMEALRTD
- a CDS encoding ABC transporter ATP-binding protein yields the protein MIKVNDIVKIYKNGNMELKVLKGLNLEVKEGEYVAFMGPSGSGKSTLMNILGCLDSLTSGTYILDNQDVSTIKGDALANVRNKKIGFVFQTFNLLPKMTAVENVALPALYAGLKKAERIKKATEALESVGLGERIHHKPNEMSGGQRQRVAIARAIINNPKILLADEPTGNLDSKSGEEVLEIFKKLNDNGTTIVMVTHEEDVAEHCKRIIRLKDGVIEKDELVQHRRGV
- a CDS encoding basic amino acid ABC transporter substrate-binding protein, with the translated sequence MKKIFFILTLAMFGIISCGKKADNGEKKLRVGLNAVFAPFEYIENGQVTGFDVEMINEIGKNLGYKVEIIDQSFDGLIPALKAGKIDIIVSGMSSTEERKKSVDFTDDYFVSKETYLRKKGNNAVTPTTLSGKKIGVQLGTIQEMEARTIKGATVVPNENTVNTILDLKAGKIDAIILEKAVATEYMKKNPEMEIFDEKPAPIGMAMAVDKGKNPELIKQINAELKKMRENGKYNELIKKYGLDKN
- the ytvI gene encoding sporulation integral membrane protein YtvI, whose amino-acid sequence is MASYKNFDFKKLYFIVYIALILLVVFIVFKLGIFLFPFTIALFFSILARPLTRFLQNKLKLSKKIATIISIVTFLLIFFGIIGWCSLKLVSEIYKLSQNLNSYSEMIQKLWTDSMAKIYSYLGNFPSGFTKQINDAINGFISSGSAKLGTFIKGLINFITSIPTLILYICITILATFFISLDRDKIISFLEQQFPKSWLDKLFNIKTDMFTVLGSYIKAQIILMTICFFELLVCLNLLSFLHFNVAYPLLMSIIICAIDALPILGAGTILIPWAVISFALGDIKLGIALIMIYLIVLSVRQMLEPKLVSQNLGVHPLITLISMYSGFKIFGVIGFLIGPIVMIILKNVFSKELEVGFFRDIFGNTTDEHISNVPKDSKRKLNNSENSETKKDKK
- a CDS encoding TolC family protein — protein: MYLNFKNRKIQILLLLFVSCALSYATNVDDLISQYEKNSYTTKINAVSLKKYDIKDKALKNGDRNEITVTSDDNYTLHGQANGLTIENNVKYGMFYYRNGYNFTNREVTQNRIGISKNLNDYFGYSDNNYNKKTNEISRNIQKITNETTKNSEIRDLIDLYKNYKNKQKEIEQEALTVDDTKKDYAIQTKKYELGTATQYDFELSKTEYENSQLKYENLGRELKILAEQFGTYNVTLPEKEKLEDLKKVELQKDDFYALRLSEAETIELNTKLNNEQLKKETIDYKYPKLVGDIGYSLKDHSVVVGLAVSKTFKRYNDTIEDLKNEADKLQLQYEQKKNELMSNVGQQMITYTTYQTNELTAENTMKIKKKEYEIYAKKYELGLDTYSNYVEKRNNYKKAVMDYEIAKNELAAFTKKIKYYK
- a CDS encoding amino acid ABC transporter permease, with translation MKDLQKTRKLVKTSFFIAVVTIAAVLAFPRELTGKEWQIYMNSYLITTMGLTVGGAAIGIFFGMALAFFKFQKTNNEIVNMIKDVVIDEYVDIMRGTPMVLQLLILSVVIAVFDNYWVAVIALGMNSAAYVEETVRSGIESIDKGQMEAARATGMPYRMAMNEIIMPQAVKNILPALVNEFINLFKETSIVGYISVVDITMNSKSLQAVYYSVKPILFTGVVYYVSVKLFSFIGKRLEMRLKEND
- a CDS encoding amino acid ABC transporter ATP-binding protein, which encodes MIKIKDLKKKYGELEVLKGISTEIKEGEVISVIGPSGSGKSTFLRCINRLEEPTSGEIWVNGKNITENGVDINKVREEIGMVFQHFNLYPHKTVMENITLGPIRLKKISKAEAEKLALELLEKVGLSDKKDVYPNKLSGGQKQRVAIARALAMNPKIILFDEPTSALDPEMIGEVLEVMKELANAGMTMIVVTHEMGFARNVANRVFFMDEGYILEDAKPQDLFDNPKSERARIFLDKVLNH
- a CDS encoding OmpA family protein — translated: MKKPTLIAVSSMVAMAVPTVSEKVTTSDMRKDIIRANVADIEKDSENNVPILDTPNPEKLTDNDNPDLITVTLPQNEKNTSLLDKGGTQPEQSPKSQDQDVISQQQGIRSEIKESASLDTNTQENSINNPQKVQILKSEIITLRAEDLNFHKNSINLKEEAYSVLKDIKNYIEENDYLVSIVGYTDESGIAAYNNRLSLRRAEKVSSKLLELGLSKDRILDLIGRGENNPINSNETKEGRERNRRVEFRFIKKGQI